TATAACaagaatcttttattttctcttttactccGCGTTTTCAGTAAATTCCTATGTTGGCACATTTTTCACGTGAGACAACTCTTCAAATGTAGATGTTTGTTACGTTCAATAGGTGCAATTGATTCAGAACATGACTAATTAAGATGGGACACAATCTTTGGAGTATATTTGTCCGTTGAGCCTAACAAATGCAATTGATGCTAATAAGAGAGCGATATATATACCGGTGAATCGATGAAGAATAATAacatggttttatttttttttaaatagaagaaaattatttcatatatttgcattgtaattttagtttttaaacaattaaatactatttttaaatggtaAAATTATGGTGAAATGTCaattaatatgttttaaaaaaataaaaaagttaatgaattattttaaagatttatttaaaatataactaaatttaaaatttttgaatttttggttaaaaatttggatttaatctatttttaatcatCAATAATTTGATCTGGTTATCCGGCAAcaaatttgtttatgaaaaaaaaaaaaaaaaattaatgagttTGGAGGGTAAAAAACCCAAATTGATGAAATTGGCTGAGCTCTACGGAAAACGGCTGCAGCGTAGCTGACGTAAATCGGGGCCTACATGTTGATAGATAAGATAATTATCACAGCTGGAAGCATCAAAGATGAGGTCGCGGTGATGATCCAAAACCAATGGCTGCGGTTGTTGGCCTCTAATAATCTCCTTCTGCCGACGCAGCTCCATAACTTTCCGGTGGGAATTGGAGTGTTTCGTGAGCACAAAGGTAGGACTAGCAGCAGGGCGGTACTCCGGCACCAAGCGGCCGGATTTATACCGAACCCCACAAGCATTACATAGCGTTTTTGGGCCCATTGGGCCAGTCCGCCATTGCGGCGTCTTGTCGGTGGCGCAATGCATGCACCTACGCTCCTCTCCGGCAGGAGACACTCCACCTTCCGAACTATCCTTCTTCTTGGCTGTCACCACCGCCTTGGGCGGCGCTTTTTTGACCAATTGCGGTGGGTCAGCGTTAATTTCGGATTCAGACGAGGAGGTGGTcggagaaagaggaagaaggagtGAGTTGTTCCAATTGGATACGACGGCGCGTGAACGTTTGCTACGAGCCTTCGCCGGAACGGAAACAACATCCGGGTTGAAGATAGCGGCGGCGTTTCGGGTGGACACGGCGGTGGGTTCGTGGGGTTTGACTTTGACTCCGGTGATTAATTCCAAATTTTGGATGTACTCGCATTCCTCTACGAAATTCGAAAGCCATTCCAATTCAAGTAATTCATCATActgtacaaaattaaaattaaaatgaaaataataataataataaaaattgaaagtatatatatttttaattaaaaaaaaaaaaaaaaaaaaaaaaNNNNNNNNNNNNNNNNNNNNNNNNNNNNNNNNNNNNNNNNNNNNNNNNNNNNNNNNNNNNNNNNNNNNNNNNNNNNNNNNNNNNNNNNNNaaaaaaaaaaaaaaaaaaaaagcaaaacgCATCGTTTTGAGAGAGGGATTACCGGAATAGCGAGTTCGGCGGAGAAATGGGCGTCGGGTAAGTTAACGTGGTCCAGAAAGGAAGTTAGTTGGGCGGAGTTCCCATTATCGTGGAAGCAGCTGGGAGTATTAGTATTATGatgattattattactattgtCGGATAATAACCCGGCGTCGGCGTGGTGGTCGTCGGCGTCGGCGTGGTTGGAGAAATCGAGGAGGTTCTCAACGAAGAAGAGGTCGTGTTCAGCGGCAGCGgtgtggtggtggtggtggtggtggtcgGAGGAGTAGGCTTTAAGGTGGAAAAATTCAGGGGGTTCCATGGGGTGTGGGATTTGGGGGAGGGAAATGGAAATAttgggagaagaaaagaaggagtgggagagagagagggagagagagaggaagagagagaggaagagagagtaAGTGGCTAAGACAAAATGGGTTGGTTCGCGTTTCATGGGGAAAGCCCGACACCCAATTATCACTTCTATACCCATGagagttaaattaaaaaaaagtaaattttcaaGTGAAATTACTTTTATACCCATGagagttaaattataaatataaataattactcGAGTTTATTGTCTATCATTAAAAAGGATTGTCCCGTGCTAATATTTAGGGACTAAATTGTTACCATTAGAGTTGAACGACTAAACTGTTACCTCCgtgaaaatttggaaattttggtCTGAAATTACTATAATACCCTTGGTTATCAAGGgtagagaggaaaaaaagaaaggtatgTAAGTAGATTTTGTGGACCCTTGGGTTTAGAGTATGGATCTAAACAAACTCAATATCTATCAATTTTGCTTGTTGATTAAGGTTTTCTAACAAAGctcttttttatgtttagaTCTATGATTTGTAAAGGAAATAATTGGCTCACATGCACATTCTTTATCGGGATTTTAACGTGCACTAGCTAATTAAGAGTTAAAAGGGGTCTCGAGTACTGACCATTAACACCCTTTAACGGTCAAATTATAGATAAGTTTAGTCTTTAAAAACATCTTAAGCTCAATTGAACGGTTCTTTAAACTTTAACAgtaagtttattatttaattattatttttaagattgtgTGTCGtatttaataatgattttacattttgtgtcaaatatttttttgattagAATTTAAACGTTTCTTTTAACGGATTTTGGAATTGATAGGGGTAATTTTGGAATTGTGCAATATTTAGGTTAGTTTGGAAAGGGAAAATGTGAAGGCAATAACATGACAATAAaggaaattataataaaattacaaattcaacctctaattttttttaagtttaacggcatttttcaaattatatttttatgtatttaatttggacttaatttaatttttaatttaatttctaaaaatagaaatatataacatttataGCATATATCAtgtatcaattttatttatacacTAAACTATatgaaaaaacataataaagaTCCATAACTATATTAtttaagttatatatataactctttatttttataaatatcttaaaattttaatttaatatgatattgaaattaatgtgGTGCatcatgaaatttaaaaaaaaaaaattaaatgaatattttaagataagGTTTTCATGTCCATATTAATTGCTCCCCTTTTAGATATcctttttacatttaaaatttgtaagtttattaaaatttataattatttcttcaCTTGGAAGAAAGCCCTAGAAAAAGACTGGACAATATAATCCATTTGTATATGTGCTTCACGACTTTCTGAACATTTTAAACATGTgagtaaaaacaaattatgttAAAAGGATTCGAGCTTCtagggatagttttcactatTAGAAATAAGGAGCAGCATCGTTTTtattctattatatatatttacagattattttaaataaaaatcatttttatttttttgaatttttttttatagaaataaatattttattttatatttagtttacTCGATCATGCATATGGTGGTTGAGAATGAGAtgcaaagttaaaaaaaaaaaaaaggtgattttattaatgaattaatgaaaatagttatattttagtattttatttattttatatttttagttttagttaGGGTGGGGTCCATTATGCACGTGAGGAGGTGGTAGTCGGCATCAACACACCCATGTGAGGTCAAAACCCTATAGTATACAGTAACGTGATAGCACGTGCTTAAGAACTCACGTGCCTCATAAACTTGCGGGGACGGCACGTGgggacttttttattttatttttatttttttagattgaattgacgtcctttttgtttggatgaaaaaacaattaaatcttgatttaattcaaattgaatatataatattatattagtttttaaaattgatcaaaCAATTGTTATTTTAAGTTCTTAATCACACTTATTtgtccaaaaacaaaatttagaggttacccaacatagaattgatCTGCTTAACTTTCGCGTTagaataatcattttttataagggtgtgaaaacctctctttagaGAGGACGTTTGCCCcaagaaaatgaattatgagatctcacatcgattggagagagaaacgaaatattccttataaggctatgaaaacctctccctagcgaggaggctaggatggattgtgagatctcatattgattggagagaggaatgaaacattccttataaggatgtgaaaacctctcgggggtaga
The nucleotide sequence above comes from Cucurbita pepo subsp. pepo cultivar mu-cu-16 chromosome LG11, ASM280686v2, whole genome shotgun sequence. Encoded proteins:
- the LOC111805925 gene encoding GATA transcription factor 12-like, producing the protein MEPPEFFHLKAYSSDHHHHHHHTAAAEHDLFFVENLLDFSNHADADDHHADAGLLSDNSNNNHHNTNTPSCFHDNGNSAQLTSFLDHVNLPDAHFSAELAIPYDELLELEWLSNFVEECEYIQNLELITGVKVKPHEPTAVSTRNAAAIFNPDVVSVPAKARSKRSRAVVSNWNNSLLLPLSPTTSSSESEINADPPQLVKKAPPKAVVTAKKKDSSEGGVSPAGEERRCMHCATDKTPQWRTGPMGPKTLCNACGVRYKSGRLVPEYRPAASPTFVLTKHSNSHRKVMELRRQKEIIRGQQPQPLVLDHHRDLIFDASSCDNYLIYQHVGPDLRQLRCSRFP